Proteins encoded in a region of the Solanum dulcamara chromosome 9, daSolDulc1.2, whole genome shotgun sequence genome:
- the LOC129904271 gene encoding uncharacterized protein LOC129904271, producing MGKTTSRGDAASRAERKFEKKLEFYSKVRQTVASLSTQKAIAKKKKVRSRTKKLKAYDLSTLTEFLPELKASQQPKPVEFKLKSKTRKNLVLKEGNQLQAVINHPAFQSDPLGAIHQHLQSTQPTVDEKPKIRENKNGNRKGKKKSKASAGLQSMEI from the exons ATGGGGAAAACAACCTCTCG TGGAGATGCAGCCAGTCGAGCTGAACGTAAATTCGAAAAGAAGCTGGAGTTCTATTCTA AGGTTAGACAGACAGTTGCTTCGTTATCTACCCAGAAGGCTATTGCTAAG aagaagaaagtaaGAAGCAGGACAAAGAAATTGAAGGCTTATGATCTTTCTACACTTACAGAGTTTCTCCCCGAGTTGAAAGCCTCTCAGCAACCAAAACCTGTAGAGTTCAAGTTGAAAAGTAAAACTAGGAAAAATTTAGT GTTGAAGGAAGGCAATCAATTACAAGCAGTTATTAATCATCCTGCTTTCCAGTCAGATCCATTAGGTGCCATTCATCAACATCTGCAAAGCACACAGCCTACTGTGGATGAAAAgccaaaaataagagaaaataaaaatggaaataggaaaggaaaaaagaaatctAAAGCGTCAGCCGGGCTACAGTCGATGGAGATCTAA